TCTTTCTCTTCTCCCAAAGGGATCACTTTGGTTAAGATTGATTTGGGTGGGTGTTTCGATTTAGGATCTTTTTCTTTGACAAGGGACACTGCTTTGAGTTTGCGAAGAGGACTGACAAGCTCGATCCGGTTAAGCTCCCCTTCTTCGAAAAAATACTCATAAACCCCGTCCTTCTTTTCCAATAGAATGCGGTTTTCCTTTGTCAGAAACCTGGCTTTCGGAGAAGTAATCTCAGGCTGAAAAGATCCGGTAAGATATTGGTAAATCACAGGGAAAGGAAGTTGAATGGATTTTTTTGTATTGGGATCTTGCAACAAAAGATCTCCCATTGCTTGCGTCGTCACCTTATTTGTGCTCGTCGGTTTGATTTGAATTTCAGTCGGGCTCGCGATCAGTTCGGAAAAAACAAGTCCAAAAAAAGTATCCATCAATTGGATCTTTACAAGTCCTGTTTCTTTGGAATAAAAGATCTTTCCATCCACTGCAAAATTGTCTTTTTTAGGGACGAATACCTGAATGTTCATGGCAAACTCTCCCTTAAAGGAAGAATAATTGGTTTCTTTGGATTTGATTTCGGAAAGTAGCGCTTTCGCATTTGCATCGCTAGTCGATACGTAACGATCCTTGTTTTTTCCTATAAAATCCACGTCTTCCACTTCTCCTGCGGAACAAAAAGAAAAAAAGATTCCGAGTGATAAGGATATAAAAAGATTAAAAAATTTGAAAAGAGAAGTCATTCGGCAAGTTCCTTCTGAACAGTTGTTAGTTTTGTTTTGATTTTTGACGATTCCATATCGTCTTTTGTGAGAGGGAGGGCCATTTGCCAATAAAACCCGGCTTTTACCAAATCTTTTTTGGCAAGATACACATCCCCCAGGTGATCAAAGATCACCGGATCTTCCGCATCGCGATTCACCGAAATCTGCTCGGCAAAATGCAGATGCAATAACGCTTCTTTCCACTGGTTCGTTTTAAAATAAATCCATCCCAAACTATCCTGGTAGGCCGCATTGTCCGGTTCCAGATCCACTGCCTTTCTCAGATAGGAAAGTGCTTCTTCTTTTTTAATTCCGCGTTCCGCATAAAGATATCCCAAATAATTATATGCGTTCGGATTCTCAGGATTCGTTTGAATTGATGCGAGCAAATCCGTTTCGGTTTTGGGGAAATTTTTCAATTTATCGAAAACCGTTGCTCTGTAAAAAAGATAATTATTGTTTTGCGGTTCAAGTTCAACCGCTTTGGAAAAATTCGCAAGGCTCTGCTTGTAATCCTCTTTCTGAAAATACACAAGCCCTTGCAGATAATAATAGGCTGCGTTTTTCGGTTCTTTTTCAAGAAGAAACTTACCGATCGCAAGCGAAGCATCGTAATTTTTTATACTAGGATTTAACAGAAGATAAGCGAGTCGGAATTTCAAATTGTTCCTTTCTTCTTCGCTTTGAGTTGTCAGGATCGCTTTTTTAACGGAAAGAATCGCACTGTTGGGATATCCCATCGCTTCTTCGCAATGAGACACTCTTTCCAGTAACCCGGGAATATCTCCTGCCAGACCTTCTTCCTTTTCAGCAAAACGGATCGCGGAATTAAATGCATTTTCGGAAACTACGTACTGTCTGTATTGAAACGCCAAGGCCGCTGTGGACAACATTGCTTTGTACAGTCTTTCTTTTTCCGACGAAGCTACCGATTCCTGATAAGCGACTCTCGCCGCAAGCCTCCCCGGATTTTTTTCGATAAAGGAAGAAAGCTCATCCGCAAGTCCCTGTTTCCTTCCTTTCAGAAAACGGTCCAAGATGGAAATCAGCCCTTCTTTAGGAATTTTTTTCTCATGAGCAAGAGTTACGAAATAACCAGGCGCCATCACCCGCGAATCCAAAAAGTAAATCTCACCAAGCATATGTGAGGCGTCAATTTCACGGGGATTGGATTCCCGGATCCAATTCAAATATTTTTTCGTATTGGAAAAGTCACCCAACAGATAATTGATCTGTGCGACACGAAAAATCACCTCAGTATCGTTACGCGCCAAATCCAGATAGGCCAGATAATAATAAAGGGATTTCTTAGGATTATCCAATTTATAATTCAGTTCACCTAAAGATTTAAGAACGGTGGATTTGTATTTTGAATTCGTATCTCTTTTCTGAATGAGATCCCAAAGAGAAGTATAATATAGAACGGATTTGGTCCATCTTTTCAATTCGAAATTCAAATTGCCCAAAAGGTAAAGAAAATCGGAATCATAAGGATAATCCTTTAGATCTTTCTCCAAAGTATCCGACGCGGTTTCCAATTCTCCCTTTCTGATCTCCACTCTCGTTTTGAGAAGTATACTTTCCCGGGAAGGAGGGTTTGGCGGCTGAAACTTCTTATAAGCCGTCTCACTCCAACGCATTGCAAGATCAAGCTCACCTAACTCCAAATAACTAACACCGATGGAATAAGCGCTTAAGAAAGTCGGTTCCTCGTTTTTTTCTTTTCTACAGTTATGATATTTTTCAAAAAATCCTACAGCTGCCTCGTGTTGCTTTTTTGCCTCTTCCGGTTTCCTTCTTGCTGCGGATTGAAAGGCATCCACTTGTTCCTGGAAGCCGCGGGAAAGCAGATATTCTTCCGGTACGCCTTTTTCCAAAAGACTACAGTTTTTTGTATCTTTTACTTCCTCCGTCGGTGGAGCTCCGTACAAAGTACCCGAAACCAGCAAAAGAATGGATAAAAATCGAATGAAATAAGGTCGTATATCGTTAATTG
The nucleotide sequence above comes from Leptospira kobayashii. Encoded proteins:
- a CDS encoding tetratricopeptide repeat protein yields the protein MFQAINDIRPYFIRFLSILLLVSGTLYGAPPTEEVKDTKNCSLLEKGVPEEYLLSRGFQEQVDAFQSAARRKPEEAKKQHEAAVGFFEKYHNCRKEKNEEPTFLSAYSIGVSYLELGELDLAMRWSETAYKKFQPPNPPSRESILLKTRVEIRKGELETASDTLEKDLKDYPYDSDFLYLLGNLNFELKRWTKSVLYYTSLWDLIQKRDTNSKYKSTVLKSLGELNYKLDNPKKSLYYYLAYLDLARNDTEVIFRVAQINYLLGDFSNTKKYLNWIRESNPREIDASHMLGEIYFLDSRVMAPGYFVTLAHEKKIPKEGLISILDRFLKGRKQGLADELSSFIEKNPGRLAARVAYQESVASSEKERLYKAMLSTAALAFQYRQYVVSENAFNSAIRFAEKEEGLAGDIPGLLERVSHCEEAMGYPNSAILSVKKAILTTQSEEERNNLKFRLAYLLLNPSIKNYDASLAIGKFLLEKEPKNAAYYYLQGLVYFQKEDYKQSLANFSKAVELEPQNNNYLFYRATVFDKLKNFPKTETDLLASIQTNPENPNAYNYLGYLYAERGIKKEEALSYLRKAVDLEPDNAAYQDSLGWIYFKTNQWKEALLHLHFAEQISVNRDAEDPVIFDHLGDVYLAKKDLVKAGFYWQMALPLTKDDMESSKIKTKLTTVQKELAE